From Psychrobacillus sp. FSL K6-2836, a single genomic window includes:
- a CDS encoding transcriptional regulator, with translation MLISILKSMQNNQIVEMIYMKNNGEISKRKVKVLSVEGNTFKAYCFLRNTKRTFKVENVLAFVPIILKEREVI, from the coding sequence GTGCTTATAAGTATTTTGAAGTCCATGCAAAATAATCAAATAGTCGAAATGATTTACATGAAGAATAACGGTGAAATCAGTAAACGAAAGGTTAAAGTATTAAGTGTGGAGGGCAATACATTTAAAGCATATTGTTTTTTACGAAATACCAAAAGGACTTTTAAAGTTGAAAATGTACTCGCATTTGTTCCTATCATCCTTAAGGAGCGTGAGGTTATATGA
- a CDS encoding N-acetylmuramoyl-L-alanine amidase translates to MPPTDTDTSLVARTNLANSNSIDADAYISIHFDAMGNARGTAEGHKRYFPN, encoded by the coding sequence TTGCCCCCTACTGATACAGACACTTCTTTGGTTGCTAGAACAAACCTAGCAAACTCTAACTCTATAGATGCAGATGCATATATTTCCATTCACTTTGATGCAATGGGTAATGCGAGGGGAACAGCTGAAGGACACAAAAGGTATTTTCCGAATTAA